A section of the Polyangium spumosum genome encodes:
- a CDS encoding DUF4350 domain-containing protein, producing the protein MALGIGLASVDTRAAAFDVADTTWEGCSELYGLAVNELGDGRVKAVAVLDWNEVTPNDGVLVLHPLQSMDPEETAAFMKAGGRLAIVDDYGRGEETLRRFHIERTVLPSRPVAALRNNPQLAIAEPVLTGDKGQLTGPHPVVASVQQFVTNHATGLRHPNLSPVLEVRAVGEPPAIVAVAGQVGKGRLFALSDPSGLMNQMLRYPGNRAFAVGLAHYLVDEDGGERQGGRLYIVANRFSEEGSFGGKSTLRKDIEGQIRSISDALAEARRDGLPSWAHWVLALAAVLGVAAWVTRAAGRPYKSPQPRFARPVPLVAQGGVAGRFALLSAPSSPPGLLLLELKSALVEALSHKLGAPLDPSTDAVVSAAERAGGLDERGRSALKEVLAVMQKAEASVVAGRPVRVPRAALRNAAAVVRDVLARAGAITSEPLGHADAARGTTSDRPTGTSPTSDPSRTPSPPAPAEESAT; encoded by the coding sequence GTGGCGCTCGGCATCGGCCTCGCCTCCGTGGACACACGCGCCGCCGCGTTCGACGTCGCGGACACGACGTGGGAGGGCTGCTCGGAGCTCTACGGCCTCGCGGTGAACGAGCTCGGCGACGGGCGCGTCAAGGCCGTCGCCGTGCTCGACTGGAACGAGGTCACGCCGAACGACGGTGTGCTCGTCCTGCACCCGCTCCAGAGCATGGATCCGGAAGAAACCGCGGCCTTCATGAAGGCCGGCGGGCGCCTCGCGATCGTGGACGACTACGGCCGCGGCGAGGAGACGCTGCGGCGCTTCCACATCGAGCGCACGGTCTTGCCCTCGCGCCCCGTCGCGGCGCTGCGCAACAACCCCCAGCTCGCGATCGCCGAGCCCGTGCTCACCGGTGACAAGGGGCAACTCACGGGCCCGCACCCCGTCGTGGCGAGCGTGCAGCAGTTCGTCACCAACCATGCGACGGGGCTCCGCCACCCGAACCTCTCGCCCGTGCTCGAGGTGCGCGCCGTCGGCGAGCCGCCGGCGATCGTCGCGGTCGCAGGCCAGGTCGGCAAGGGCCGGCTCTTCGCGCTGAGCGACCCGTCGGGCCTGATGAACCAGATGCTGCGCTACCCCGGCAACCGAGCGTTCGCCGTGGGGCTCGCCCACTACCTCGTCGACGAAGACGGCGGCGAGCGGCAAGGCGGCCGGCTCTACATCGTCGCCAACCGCTTCTCCGAGGAGGGCTCGTTCGGCGGCAAGTCGACGCTGCGCAAGGACATCGAGGGCCAGATCCGATCGATCAGCGACGCCCTCGCGGAGGCGCGTCGAGACGGGCTCCCGAGCTGGGCCCACTGGGTCCTCGCGCTCGCCGCGGTGCTCGGCGTGGCCGCGTGGGTGACGCGAGCAGCAGGGCGCCCGTACAAGAGCCCGCAACCACGCTTCGCGCGGCCCGTGCCGCTCGTCGCGCAAGGAGGCGTGGCTGGTCGCTTCGCGCTGCTCTCGGCCCCGTCCTCGCCGCCGGGCCTGCTCCTGCTCGAGCTGAAGAGCGCGCTCGTCGAGGCGCTCTCGCACAAGCTCGGCGCGCCCCTCGATCCGTCGACGGACGCCGTGGTTTCTGCAGCCGAACGCGCGGGAGGCCTTGACGAGCGTGGCCGCTCGGCCTTGAAAGAGGTCCTCGCCGTGATGCAAAAAGCCGAAGCCTCCGTCGTCGCGGGCAGGCCCGTCCGTGTGCCCCGCGCGGCGCTCCGGAACGCGGCCGCCGTCGTGCGAGACGTGCTCGCACGGGCGGGCGCGATCACGTCCGAGCCGCTCGGCCACGCCGACGCTGCCAGAGGCACGACCTCCGATCGCCCGACGGGAACGAGCCCGACGAGCGACCCCTCACGAACCCCGAGCCCGCCCGCACCCGCAGAGGAGAGCGCCACTTGA
- a CDS encoding AAA family ATPase — MTQAVAIEEIAAAKERLDALRREITRVYIGPSRTVDLMLTALLAQGHVLLEGVPGVAKTTLVKAYASALGASVRRIQFTPDLLPADITGTYVLSPKEGTFSLRPGPIFANVVLADEINRAPAKTQSALLEAMQERQVTIEGDRFELPAPFMVLATQNPIDLEGTYPLPEAQIDRFLVRVAIGYPSAKDEVAMLRAHNAEPPRARSVLSVDELLSLQSMARRIHVEDDLYEYCVGLTTFTRTHARVLLGASPRATLGLVQAAKSAAVIAGRPFVTPDDVRGVATSVLSHRLVLVPEAEGDTRARDAVIEDAVQRVAYRRAVRPV; from the coding sequence TTGACCCAGGCCGTCGCCATCGAGGAGATCGCCGCCGCCAAAGAGCGGCTGGACGCGCTCCGCCGGGAGATCACGCGCGTCTACATCGGTCCCTCGCGCACCGTGGATCTCATGCTCACCGCGCTGCTCGCGCAGGGCCACGTGCTCCTCGAGGGCGTGCCCGGCGTCGCGAAGACGACGCTCGTGAAGGCGTACGCGTCGGCGCTCGGCGCCTCCGTGCGGCGCATCCAGTTCACGCCGGATCTCCTGCCCGCCGACATCACCGGCACGTACGTGCTCTCGCCGAAGGAGGGCACCTTCTCGCTCAGGCCGGGGCCCATCTTCGCGAACGTCGTGCTCGCCGACGAGATCAACCGCGCGCCCGCGAAGACGCAGTCGGCGCTGCTCGAGGCGATGCAGGAGCGGCAGGTGACGATCGAGGGCGACAGGTTCGAGCTGCCCGCGCCGTTCATGGTGCTCGCGACGCAGAACCCGATCGATCTCGAAGGGACGTACCCGCTGCCCGAGGCGCAGATCGATCGCTTCCTCGTGCGCGTCGCCATCGGCTACCCGAGCGCGAAGGACGAGGTCGCGATGCTCCGCGCGCACAACGCCGAGCCTCCGCGCGCCCGCTCGGTGCTCAGCGTGGACGAGCTGCTCTCACTGCAGAGCATGGCGCGGCGGATCCACGTGGAGGACGATCTCTACGAGTACTGCGTCGGCCTGACCACGTTCACACGCACGCACGCGCGCGTGCTGCTCGGCGCCTCGCCGCGCGCGACGCTCGGCCTCGTGCAGGCCGCGAAGAGCGCGGCCGTGATCGCGGGGCGCCCGTTCGTCACGCCGGACGACGTGCGCGGCGTGGCGACGTCGGTGCTCTCGCACCGACTCGTGCTCGTGCCCGAGGCCGAGGGGGACACGCGCGCGCGGGACGCGGTCATCGAGGACGCCGTGCAGCGCGTGGCCTACCGGCGCGCGGTGCGCCCGGTCTAG
- a CDS encoding DUF58 domain-containing protein — MQLFPTRTAAHLSIAAISVAGVGLIAREPAIVGWGGAMLLAMALARAVTLVSVSRIRAAGFEMLWSGPRRVVRTGRGSTIEIEAEVRNRDTLAARYVRLRPIASSQLQITIEPSAGEVMASGRLKVKVCVHAPRVGQHGVHGLALEVHGAPGLFEVPLTFANPFGVEVLPRPFAAWLPSPRGGRSKLLASSGRPGRARGEGSDLRELREHRPGDPFRRIAWKASARRGNLLVRDFEREERDVVWVVLDASVELWAGPLGRAPLDLAIDEAASICARYLSRGDRVGLAVYASTVRAFVLPDQGPAHGQKLAHLLVTATGTHDASRSDLDEADVAVRVLEHLRPLDARGLSDLRRGDLDRLASRADAVRPRAPFAPPAPEGRSPRERTLRRYLAAYGIESPARAEAERHESGFTLAEVLAQIVKSKPKPSVVHVVAPAPSEIAQEKPVMDALRRLSRHSASVTWSMPQFDPALLPPWDPPTRADGSPSEEVADGSRRAAWEEAAGVAAEAVLVRTRVAVRRSETVLRRLGVRVTKIRATTTKRPDVADPNAT; from the coding sequence ATGCAGCTCTTCCCCACGCGCACGGCGGCGCACCTCAGCATCGCCGCGATCTCGGTCGCAGGCGTCGGCCTCATCGCGCGCGAGCCTGCCATCGTCGGGTGGGGAGGGGCGATGCTGCTCGCGATGGCGCTCGCCCGCGCCGTCACGCTCGTCTCGGTCTCGCGTATCCGCGCCGCCGGCTTCGAGATGCTCTGGAGCGGGCCGCGCCGCGTCGTGCGCACCGGCCGCGGCAGCACGATCGAGATCGAAGCCGAGGTGCGCAACCGCGACACCCTCGCCGCGCGTTACGTGCGCCTCCGACCCATCGCCTCGTCGCAGCTCCAGATCACGATCGAGCCCTCCGCGGGCGAGGTGATGGCCTCCGGGCGCCTCAAGGTGAAGGTCTGCGTGCACGCGCCTCGCGTGGGGCAACACGGCGTGCACGGGCTCGCGCTCGAGGTCCACGGCGCGCCCGGGCTCTTCGAGGTACCTCTCACCTTCGCCAACCCCTTCGGCGTGGAGGTCCTCCCGCGCCCCTTCGCGGCGTGGCTCCCCTCCCCGCGCGGCGGACGGAGCAAGCTGCTCGCGTCGAGCGGGCGCCCCGGACGCGCCCGCGGCGAGGGCAGCGATCTGCGCGAGCTGCGCGAGCATCGGCCGGGAGATCCGTTCCGCCGCATCGCGTGGAAGGCGAGCGCGCGGCGCGGGAACTTGCTCGTGCGTGACTTCGAGCGCGAGGAGCGTGACGTCGTGTGGGTCGTGCTCGACGCGTCGGTCGAGCTCTGGGCCGGCCCGCTCGGCCGCGCGCCCCTCGATCTCGCGATCGACGAGGCCGCGTCGATCTGCGCGCGGTACCTCTCGCGTGGGGATCGTGTCGGGCTCGCGGTCTACGCGTCGACCGTGCGCGCGTTTGTCCTGCCCGACCAGGGCCCCGCGCATGGGCAGAAGCTCGCGCACCTGCTCGTCACGGCGACGGGCACGCACGACGCCTCGCGCAGCGATCTCGACGAGGCCGACGTGGCCGTCCGCGTCCTCGAGCACCTGCGTCCTCTCGACGCGCGAGGTCTCTCGGATCTGCGCCGCGGCGACCTCGATCGCCTCGCCTCGCGCGCCGACGCGGTTCGCCCTCGCGCGCCCTTCGCGCCGCCCGCGCCCGAGGGCCGGAGCCCGCGCGAGCGAACGCTCCGCCGTTACCTCGCGGCCTACGGCATCGAGTCGCCTGCACGCGCGGAGGCCGAGCGCCACGAGTCCGGCTTCACGCTCGCCGAGGTCCTCGCGCAGATCGTCAAGAGCAAACCCAAGCCGAGCGTCGTGCACGTCGTCGCGCCCGCGCCCTCCGAGATCGCGCAGGAAAAACCCGTCATGGACGCCCTGCGCCGCCTCTCGCGCCACTCGGCGTCCGTCACCTGGTCCATGCCGCAGTTCGATCCGGCCCTGCTTCCGCCGTGGGATCCGCCGACACGCGCGGATGGTTCGCCCTCGGAGGAGGTCGCCGACGGGTCGCGCCGGGCCGCCTGGGAGGAGGCCGCGGGGGTCGCCGCCGAGGCCGTGCTCGTTCGAACGCGCGTGGCCGTCCGCCGCAGCGAGACCGTCCTTCGCCGTCTCGGCGTGCGCGTCACCAAGATCCGCGCCACCACGACGAAGCGCCCCGACGTCGCGGACCCCAACGCGACCTGA
- the rsmA gene encoding 16S rRNA (adenine(1518)-N(6)/adenine(1519)-N(6))-dimethyltransferase RsmA — protein sequence MSIAERLRSRGLSPKKRFGQNFLVDVSASRAIAEAATTPPGGTVLEIGPGLGALTRPLLERAAKIVAVERDRDLVPLLAAELEAPIAEGRLSILEADALTVDWAAELVGPRPHVLAGNLPYQITGALLERATGLADRIDRAVFMVQAEVADRLLAPPGSKTYGALSVFVQAAFDVKRLLTVRGGAFYPRPDVDSAVVVLSPHRPPRAKETESFREAVRAAFGARRKTLRNAWRSLYGWSKDELEAHAAEAGISLDARGETLAVEDFARIAAKKR from the coding sequence ATGTCGATCGCCGAACGCCTCCGCTCGCGCGGCCTCTCGCCCAAGAAGCGGTTCGGCCAGAACTTCCTCGTCGACGTCTCCGCGTCACGCGCCATCGCCGAAGCCGCGACGACGCCGCCGGGCGGCACCGTGCTCGAGATCGGGCCGGGGCTCGGCGCGCTCACGCGCCCCTTGCTCGAACGCGCGGCGAAGATCGTGGCGGTCGAGCGTGATCGTGATCTCGTCCCGCTGCTCGCGGCCGAGCTCGAGGCGCCGATCGCGGAGGGACGCCTCTCGATCCTCGAGGCCGACGCGCTCACCGTCGACTGGGCGGCCGAGCTCGTCGGCCCGCGCCCGCACGTGCTCGCGGGCAACCTCCCGTATCAGATCACCGGCGCGCTGCTCGAGCGGGCGACCGGGCTCGCCGATCGCATCGATCGTGCGGTGTTCATGGTGCAGGCCGAGGTCGCCGATCGGCTCCTCGCGCCTCCTGGATCGAAGACGTACGGCGCGCTCTCCGTCTTCGTGCAGGCCGCCTTCGACGTGAAGCGCTTGCTCACGGTGCGCGGCGGCGCGTTTTATCCGCGCCCCGACGTCGACTCGGCGGTCGTCGTGCTCTCGCCGCATCGGCCGCCGCGGGCCAAGGAGACGGAGAGCTTCCGTGAGGCCGTCCGCGCGGCGTTTGGCGCGCGGCGCAAGACGCTGCGCAACGCCTGGCGCTCGCTCTACGGTTGGTCCAAGGACGAACTCGAGGCGCACGCCGCGGAGGCTGGGATCTCGCTCGACGCGCGTGGCGAGACGCTGGCGGTCGAGGATTTCGCCCGAATTGCGGCGAAGAAGCGCTAG
- the atpD gene encoding F0F1 ATP synthase subunit beta translates to MSVGKITQVIGPVVDVDFPAGQLPRILNALKVSNPSISGEADNLTLEVAQHLGESTVRAIAMDTTDGLVRGMDVRDTGKPIMMPVGPACLGRILNVVGAPVDEAGPVNADKFAPIHKDPPKFVDQSTKVEIFETGIKVIDLLAPYRKGGKIGLFGGAGVGKTVLIMELINNVAKAHGGVSVFAGVGERTREGNDLLLEMSESKLESGAPVISKAALIYGQMNEPPGARARVALSALTVAEYFRDEEGQDVLLFVDNIFRFTQAGSEVSALLGRIPSAVGYQPTLATEMGALQERITSTTKGSVTSVQAIYVPADDLTDPAPATAFAHLDATTVLSRAISELGIYPAVDPLDSNSTMLDPQIVGQKHYSVARRVQQTLQRYKDLQDIIAILGMDELSEDDKLVVQRARKIQQFLSQPFFVAAQFTGRQGKLVSLKDTIAGFEEIIDGKLDHISEQDFYMAGGIDEVKARAEGGKRA, encoded by the coding sequence ATGTCGGTTGGAAAGATTACCCAGGTCATCGGCCCCGTCGTCGACGTCGACTTTCCGGCGGGCCAGCTTCCGAGGATTTTGAACGCGCTCAAGGTGTCGAACCCGAGCATCTCGGGCGAGGCGGACAACCTCACGCTCGAGGTCGCGCAGCACCTCGGCGAGTCGACCGTGCGCGCCATCGCGATGGACACGACGGACGGCCTCGTGCGGGGCATGGATGTCCGTGACACGGGCAAGCCGATCATGATGCCGGTCGGCCCGGCTTGTCTCGGGCGCATCCTGAACGTCGTCGGCGCGCCCGTGGACGAGGCTGGCCCCGTGAACGCGGACAAGTTCGCGCCCATCCACAAGGATCCGCCGAAGTTCGTCGATCAGTCGACGAAGGTCGAGATCTTCGAGACGGGCATCAAGGTCATCGACCTGCTCGCTCCGTACCGCAAAGGCGGCAAGATCGGCCTCTTCGGCGGCGCTGGTGTCGGCAAGACCGTGCTCATCATGGAGCTCATCAACAACGTCGCGAAGGCGCACGGCGGCGTGTCCGTGTTCGCGGGCGTCGGTGAGCGCACGCGCGAGGGCAACGACCTCCTCCTCGAGATGAGCGAGTCGAAGCTCGAGTCCGGCGCGCCCGTCATCTCGAAGGCCGCGCTGATCTACGGCCAGATGAACGAGCCGCCCGGCGCGCGCGCCCGCGTCGCGCTCTCGGCGCTCACGGTCGCGGAGTACTTCCGCGACGAGGAGGGCCAGGACGTGCTCCTCTTCGTCGACAACATCTTCCGCTTCACGCAGGCCGGCTCCGAGGTGTCCGCGCTCCTCGGCCGCATCCCGAGCGCCGTCGGTTACCAGCCCACCCTCGCGACGGAGATGGGCGCGCTCCAGGAGCGCATCACGTCGACCACGAAGGGCTCGGTCACGAGCGTGCAGGCGATCTACGTCCCTGCCGACGACCTCACGGACCCGGCGCCCGCGACGGCCTTCGCCCACCTCGACGCGACGACCGTCCTCTCGCGCGCGATCAGCGAGCTCGGCATCTACCCGGCCGTCGATCCGCTCGACTCGAACTCGACGATGCTCGACCCGCAGATCGTCGGCCAGAAGCACTACTCGGTCGCGCGCCGCGTGCAGCAGACCCTGCAGCGTTACAAGGACCTGCAGGACATCATCGCCATCCTCGGCATGGACGAGCTCAGCGAGGACGACAAACTCGTCGTGCAGCGCGCCCGCAAGATCCAGCAGTTCCTCTCGCAGCCCTTCTTCGTCGCCGCGCAGTTCACCGGCCGTCAGGGCAAGCTCGTGAGCCTCAAGGACACGATCGCGGGCTTCGAGGAGATCATCGACGGCAAGCTCGATCATATCTCCGAGCAGGACTTCTACATGGCGGGCGGCATCGACGAGGTGAAGGCCCGAGCCGAGGGCGGCAAGCGAGCCTGA
- the atpC gene encoding ATP synthase F1 subunit epsilon — MADTIMLEIVTPTGVALRKEVTDVTAPSVAGEFGVMPGHLPLLAALRTGLVTYHEGGKEHRLAVAHGFVEVVGDKALLLTEKYVNKDDVDVVRVRLRLKEVDAELDHWQGDLTDPLRRTLIEEEQWLATQLELIGDPPLPLVREDTRFIAEHAEAPPVEEMVEGQTPDESLTDHKKPGSAFPEA, encoded by the coding sequence ATGGCCGACACCATCATGCTGGAGATCGTGACGCCCACGGGCGTCGCGCTGCGCAAGGAGGTCACGGACGTGACCGCGCCGAGCGTGGCGGGTGAGTTCGGCGTGATGCCGGGCCACCTGCCGCTGCTCGCGGCGCTGCGCACCGGCCTCGTCACGTACCACGAGGGTGGCAAGGAGCATCGCCTCGCCGTCGCCCACGGGTTCGTCGAGGTCGTGGGCGACAAGGCCCTTCTCCTCACGGAGAAGTACGTCAACAAGGACGACGTCGACGTCGTCCGGGTTCGCCTGCGCCTGAAGGAGGTCGACGCGGAGCTCGACCACTGGCAAGGCGACCTCACGGATCCGTTGCGTCGTACGCTCATCGAAGAGGAGCAGTGGCTCGCCACGCAGCTCGAGCTCATCGGTGATCCGCCGCTGCCGCTCGTGCGTGAGGACACGCGCTTCATCGCGGAGCACGCCGAAGCGCCGCCCGTCGAGGAGATGGTCGAGGGGCAGACCCCCGACGAGAGCCTGACGGATCACAAGAAGCCCGGTTCGGCCTTCCCCGAGGCCTGA